From the genome of Populus alba chromosome 10, ASM523922v2, whole genome shotgun sequence, one region includes:
- the LOC118034543 gene encoding sugar transporter ERD6-like 16 isoform X1, which produces MTIKLQGDVEQGEIIGLEDLEKPLILEEKIVVINDNNETDQDQESAGSIGMVLLCTFVAVCGSFEFGSCVGYSAPTQSAIREDLNLSIAEYSMFGSILTIGAMFGAITSGRIADFIGRKGAMRMSACFCIAGWLAVFFSRGPFSLDVGRILTGYGIGVFSYVVPIFIAEIAPKNLRGGLTTLNQLMIVTGSSTAFLIGSVITWRGLALTGLVPCIFLLVGLCFVPESPRWLAKVGLQKEFRVALQKLRGKDADVTREAAEIQVYLENLQALPQAKLLNLFESKYIRSVIIGVALMVFQQFGGINGIGFYASETFASAGLSSAKIGTIAYACIQIPITMLGAILMDKSGRRPLMMISSTGTFLGSFLAGTSFFLKGHGLLLEWVPILAIAGVLIYVSAFSIGMGAVPWVIMSEIFPINIKGIAGSLVVLVNWSGAWAVSFTFNFLMDWSSSGTFFVYSGFSVLTVLYVAKFVPETKGKTLEEIQKSINS; this is translated from the exons ATGACTATCAAGCTACAGGGAGATGTTGAGCAAGGTGAAATCATTGGCCTTGAAGACTTGGAAAAGCCATTGATCTTGGAGGAGAAAATTGTTgtgattaatgataataatgaaaCTGATCAAGATCAAGAGAGTGCTGGATCCATTGGGATGGTTTTGCTATGTACATTTGTTGCTGTTTGTGGTTCTTTTGAATTTGGCTCTTGT GTGGGTTATTCAGCTCCCACGCAATCTGCAATCAGGGAAGATCTTAATCTCTCAATTGCTGAG TACTCTATGTTTGGCTCTATATTAACCATTGGTGCAATGTTTGGTGCTATCACAAGTGGCCGGATTGCAGACTTTATTGGTCGGAAAGGG GCAATGAGAATGTCAGCTTGCTTCTGCATCGCTGGATGGCTAGCAGTCTTCTTCTCTAGA GGACCTTTTTCACTTGATGTGGGAAGGATTCTAACAGGATACGGCATTGGAGTTTTCTCTTACGTG GTTCCAATATTTATAGCAGAAATAGCACCAAAGAATCTCCGTGGAGGGCTCACCACATTAAATCAG CTCATGATCGTTACTGGCTCGTCCACTGCATTCTTAATTGGATCGGTTATAACATGGAGAGGACTAGCTCTGACAG GTCTTGTTCCCTGCATTTTCCTGCTTGTTGGTCTGTGTTTCGTTCCCGAGTCTCCCAGATGGCTG GCAAAAGTTGGCCTCCAGAAAGAATTCCGAGTTGCACTGCAGAAACTGCGTGGAAAAGATGCTGATGTTACTCGTGAAGCTGCTGAAATCCAA GTTTACCTTGAAAATCTTCAAGCCCTTCCTCAAGCTAAACTTCTCAATTTGTTCGAAAGCAAATACATCCGTTCTGTTATT ATTGGAGTGGCGTTAATGGTTTTCCAACAATTTGGAGGGATTAATGGCATTGGATTTTATGCAAGCGAAACCTTTGCTTCAGCTG GACTTTCTTCAGCAAAAATCGGAACCATAGCATATGCTTGCATTCAG ATCCCAATAACCATGCTGGGAGCAATTTTAATGGACAAATCTGGGAGACGACCACTTATGATG ATCTCTTCTACTGGAACATTTCTAGGCTCTTTCTTAGCAGgaacttctttctttctcaag GGGCATGGCTTGTTGCTTGAGTGGGTACCGATATTAGCCATCGCAGGAGTGCTG ATTTATGTATCAGCATTCTCAATTGGAATGGGAGCAGTTCCCTGGGTGATCATGTCTGAG ATTTTTCCAATTAACATAAAGGGGATTGCCGGGAGCTTGGTGGTGCTAGTGAACTGGTCGGGGGCCTGGGCAGTTTCTTTTACCTTCAACTTTCTCATGGACTGGAGTTCCTCAG GTACATTCTTTGTGTACTCGGGATTCTCAGTGCTAACAGTTCTGTACGTGGCCAAGTTTGTGCCAGAAACCAAAGGAAAAACACTGGAAGAAATCCAGAAAAGTATCAATTCATAG
- the LOC118034543 gene encoding sugar transporter ERD6-like 16 isoform X2, with amino-acid sequence MFGSILTIGAMFGAITSGRIADFIGRKGAMRMSACFCIAGWLAVFFSRGPFSLDVGRILTGYGIGVFSYVVPIFIAEIAPKNLRGGLTTLNQLMIVTGSSTAFLIGSVITWRGLALTGLVPCIFLLVGLCFVPESPRWLAKVGLQKEFRVALQKLRGKDADVTREAAEIQVYLENLQALPQAKLLNLFESKYIRSVIIGVALMVFQQFGGINGIGFYASETFASAGLSSAKIGTIAYACIQIPITMLGAILMDKSGRRPLMMISSTGTFLGSFLAGTSFFLKGHGLLLEWVPILAIAGVLIYVSAFSIGMGAVPWVIMSEIFPINIKGIAGSLVVLVNWSGAWAVSFTFNFLMDWSSSGTFFVYSGFSVLTVLYVAKFVPETKGKTLEEIQKSINS; translated from the exons ATGTTTGGCTCTATATTAACCATTGGTGCAATGTTTGGTGCTATCACAAGTGGCCGGATTGCAGACTTTATTGGTCGGAAAGGG GCAATGAGAATGTCAGCTTGCTTCTGCATCGCTGGATGGCTAGCAGTCTTCTTCTCTAGA GGACCTTTTTCACTTGATGTGGGAAGGATTCTAACAGGATACGGCATTGGAGTTTTCTCTTACGTG GTTCCAATATTTATAGCAGAAATAGCACCAAAGAATCTCCGTGGAGGGCTCACCACATTAAATCAG CTCATGATCGTTACTGGCTCGTCCACTGCATTCTTAATTGGATCGGTTATAACATGGAGAGGACTAGCTCTGACAG GTCTTGTTCCCTGCATTTTCCTGCTTGTTGGTCTGTGTTTCGTTCCCGAGTCTCCCAGATGGCTG GCAAAAGTTGGCCTCCAGAAAGAATTCCGAGTTGCACTGCAGAAACTGCGTGGAAAAGATGCTGATGTTACTCGTGAAGCTGCTGAAATCCAA GTTTACCTTGAAAATCTTCAAGCCCTTCCTCAAGCTAAACTTCTCAATTTGTTCGAAAGCAAATACATCCGTTCTGTTATT ATTGGAGTGGCGTTAATGGTTTTCCAACAATTTGGAGGGATTAATGGCATTGGATTTTATGCAAGCGAAACCTTTGCTTCAGCTG GACTTTCTTCAGCAAAAATCGGAACCATAGCATATGCTTGCATTCAG ATCCCAATAACCATGCTGGGAGCAATTTTAATGGACAAATCTGGGAGACGACCACTTATGATG ATCTCTTCTACTGGAACATTTCTAGGCTCTTTCTTAGCAGgaacttctttctttctcaag GGGCATGGCTTGTTGCTTGAGTGGGTACCGATATTAGCCATCGCAGGAGTGCTG ATTTATGTATCAGCATTCTCAATTGGAATGGGAGCAGTTCCCTGGGTGATCATGTCTGAG ATTTTTCCAATTAACATAAAGGGGATTGCCGGGAGCTTGGTGGTGCTAGTGAACTGGTCGGGGGCCTGGGCAGTTTCTTTTACCTTCAACTTTCTCATGGACTGGAGTTCCTCAG GTACATTCTTTGTGTACTCGGGATTCTCAGTGCTAACAGTTCTGTACGTGGCCAAGTTTGTGCCAGAAACCAAAGGAAAAACACTGGAAGAAATCCAGAAAAGTATCAATTCATAG
- the LOC118034499 gene encoding LEC14B homolog, translating to MSRTRKSSNLCDDKIAGKGSSTSQGPNEVSDYLDHEIAQLTKLRSRPHELLSRDVPGRSRLPVSTMRMLVGREGNFSGRGRFSSADSRHVLSRYLPVHGPCTVDQLNSRTYVSQFSADGTLFVAGCQGSHIRIYNVDKGWKIQKDILAKSLIWTITDTCLSPNQRYLVYASLSPVVHIVDIGSAATESLANVTEIHNGLDFSVDKDDYDEFGIFSVKFSTDGRELVAASSDNSIYIYDLEANTCSLRVPAHKSDVNTVCFADEAGHLLYSGSDDNLCKVWDRRCFISKGKAAGILMGHLEGITFIDSRGDGRYFISNGKDQTTKLWDIRKMSSNAKEYTPRLRDSDWDYRWMEYPPHAKILKHPRDQSVTTYRGHSILRTLIRCYFSPEYSTGQKYIYTGSSDCSVYIYDLVSGALVATLDHHEGLVRDCSWHPLYPMIISSSWDGVIARWEFPGDGEAPTPVRRKPSLRRDL from the exons ATGAGTAGGACACGCAAGAGTAGTAATTTATGTGATGATAAAATTGCTGGCAAGGGATCCTCTACAAGTCAAGGACCCAATGAGGTTTCTGATTATCTTGATCATGAGATTGCTCAACTCACAAAGCTCAGGTCACGGCCTCATGAACTTTTGAGCAGGGACGTGCCTGGCAGGTCGAGGCTGCCCGTCTCAACTATGAGAATGTTGGTTGGTCGAGAGGGTAATTTTTCCGGAAGAGGGAGATTCTCATCTGCAGATAGTCGTCATGTTTTAAGTCGATATTTGCCTGTACATGGTCCTTGCACTGTGGACCAATTGAATAGTCGGACTTATGTTTCTCAGTTTTCAGCTGATGGAACTCTTTTTGTTGCTGGATGCCAG GGAAGCCACATTAGGATATATAATGTGGATAAGGGATGGAAAATTCAGAAGGACATTTTAGCCAAGAGTTTAATATGGACAATTACTGATACATGTCTTTCGCCCAATCAGCGCTACCTT GTGTATGCTAGTTTGTCACCTGTTGTCCATATTGTGGATATTGGATCTGCTGCAACAGAGTCACTAGCAAATGTAACG GAAATTCATAATGGTTTGGATTTTTCTGTCGATAAAGATGATTATGATGAATTTGGGATCTTCTCTGTGAAGTTTTCAACTGATGGGCGAGAGCTTGTAGCTGCAAGTAGTgataattcaatatatatttatgatcTTGAAGCAAATACCTGCAGTCTTCGAGTTCCTGCACATAAG TCTGATGTCAACACAGTATGTTTTGCGGATGAAGCTGGCCATCTTTTGTATTCTGGAAGTGATGATAACCTCTGTAAG GTGTGGGATAGGCGTTGTTTTATCTCAAAAGGAAAAGCAGCAGGGATCTTGATGGGACATCTAGAAGGCATTACATTCATAGACAGCCGTGGAGATGGgcgttattttatttctaatggaAAGGATCAGACTACCAAACTATGGGATATTCGAAAGATGTCCTCTAATGCCAAAGAGTA CACTCCAAGGCTTAGAGATTCTGACTGGGATTATAGATGGATGGAGTACCCACCCCATGCCAAAATCTTGAAGCATCCTCGTGATCAGTCTGTGACCACTTACAGAGGTCATTCAATCTTGCGCACTCTCATTCGCTGTTACTTCTCTCCGGAATATAG CACTGGCCAGAAGTACATTTACACTGGATCTAGCGACTGTTCTGTTTATATTTACGATCTG GTAAGTGGAGCCCTAGTTGCAACACTCGATCATCATGAAGGTCTTGTAAGAGATTGTAGCTGGCATCCTTTGTACCCTATGATAATCAGCTCTTCTTGGGATGGTGTCATTGCCAGATGGGAATTTCCTGGCGATGGCGAAGCCCCTACTCCGGTGAGAAGAAAGCCAAGTCTGAGGCGGGATCTCTAG
- the LOC118034501 gene encoding uncharacterized protein — translation MASPTTRVTFRLVVAILAVTLVLFYVGRPLYWKISATVQEIRENKRTVKQGISQFVYEAQKSVGWFHDESDSGARENRRARSLLI, via the exons ATGGCATCACCGACAACAAGAGTGACATTTCGGCTAGTGGTAGCGATTCTAGCAGTAACGCTCGTCCTCTTCTACGTAGGCCGCCCTCTCTACTGGAAAATCTCCGCCACTGTTCAAGAGATCCGCGAGAACAAACGCACCGTCAAACAAG GCATTTCTCAGTTTGTTTACGAAGCGCAGAAATCGGTTGGCTGGTTTCACGACGAGTCCGATTCCGGAGCCCGCGAGAATAGGAGAGCGAGGTCACTCttaatttaa